In Buchnera aphidicola (Hyadaphis tataricae), the genomic stretch AATTTGTATTATAATCAATAGGATGTTTAAAAACCACAATGTCGCCTCTTTTGGGAAGATTTGTGTTTATTAATGTGTTGTGTGTAATTGGATTTTTAATGCCGTACGAAAATTTTTCTACTAAAATAAAATCTCCAATTAAAAGAGTAGGCATCATAGATCCTGAAGGAATTTGAAAAGGTTCATAAATAAATGATCGTACAATAAACACTATAAAAAAAATTGGAAAAAATGATGCTAAAGATTGTAAAAAATAGTTGCAATTTTTAATGTTTTGTTGATTTTTTGGACTTAATTCTTGTTGATTATATGTATTTTTAAAACAATAATTTTTAATTTCTTTGATACGATAATATATCCAAAAACAACCAGTAAAAAATGTACTGATTAACAAAAATAAAGTTAATGTATTAGACATATGACATACCTGTTATTATGTTTTAATAATATTTAAAATTTTGAGAAATGCTGTTTTTGGCATACTAACATTTCCGATTTTTTTCATTCTTTTTTTTCCATCTTTTTGTTTTTGTAACAATTTCTTTTTTCTACTAACATCTCCTCCATAACATTTAGATAAAACATTTTTCCTTAATTGTTTAATAGTAGCCCTTGCTATAACACTATTATTAATTGTTGCTTGAATAATAATGTCAAATTGTTGTCTAGGTATGATCTTTTGCATTTTTTCGACTATTTCACGTGCACGATATTTTGCATTATCATGATGGGTCAGTATAGTTAAGGCATCTATTTTTTCTGAATTGACTAAGATATCTATTCGTACCATTTTTGATGATTGAAAACATTTAAAATCATATTCTAGTGATGCATATCCACTGGATATAGATTTCAATTCGTCAAAAAAATTTAATACTACTTCACTCATGGGTATGTCGTATTTTAGCAATACTTGATGTGTATGATAAACCATATCAATTTGATTGCCACGTTTTCTTATACATAATTTTATTACAGCTCCAAGAAATTGTGGTGGCAATAAAATATGACATTCAACTATTGGTTCTTTGATATCTTTTATATTATGCATTATAGGAAAATTAGATGGTGAATCTAAATAAATTTTTGTGTGGTCCATTAATTCAATTTCATACATTACTGTTGGTGCAGTTGCAATTAAATCTAGAGAATACTCTCTTTCCAAACGTGCTTGTACTATTTCCATATGTAGTAAACCTAAAAATCCACATTTAAAACCAAATCCAAGGGCAACGGATTTCTCTGGTTCATAAAACAATGAAGAATCATTTAAACTTAACTTGCCTAAAGCATCTCGAAATGTTTCATATTGTTCTGACGACATAGGAAATAATCCAGCATATATTTGGGGCTTAATTTTTTGAAAGCCATCTAATCTGTTTTTTGATGGATTAATTGCTGTAGTTAACGTATCTCCAACTGGAGCTGCAACAATATTTTTAATGCCGCAAATAATCCATCCTACTTCTCCACATTTTAATGAATTTTTATACAATTTTTTAGGAGTAAAAATACCTATTTTTTCAACAAAGTAGGTTTTTCCTGTACTCATAACTTGAATTTTATCTTTTTCAAATAAAATGCCATTCTTAATTCTAATTAAAGAAACTACACCTAAATAATTATCAAACCATGAATCAATAATTAAAGCTTGAAGAGGATTATGAATTGAGCCTGATGGGCAAGGGATTTGTTGAATAAGATGTTCTATTAGTTCTTCAACGCCTTGACCTGTTTTTGCTGAACATTTTATAGCGTTTGATGTACTGATTCCTATAATGTCTTGAATGTCTTTTAATACTTTTTTCGGATTGGCGTTCGGTAAATCAATCTTATTTAATACTGGAATAATTTTTAAATTCATTTTCAGAGCAGTATGACAATTAGATAAAGTTTGTGCTTCAACTCCTTGAGTAGCATCAACTACCAATAACACACCTTCACAGGCTGATAATGATCGAGATACCTCATATGAAAAATTTACATGACCTGGGGTATCAATAAAATTTAAATTAAAAAGATCACCTGTTTTATTTTTATAATTGATCATAACACTTTGCGCTTTAATTGTGATGCCTCTTTCTTTTTCTAAATCCATTGAATCTAATACTTGATTAAACATTTCTCTATCAGGCAGTCCGCCACAAATTTGTATGAGTCGATCAGATAACGTTGATTTTCCATGATCAATATGAGCTATAATAGAAAAATTTCTTATATTTTTCATGTTATATTTTTAGACCTTTCAGTTTTTTTATATATTTTAACATGCACAAAAATATTTTTTATATTTATTTATTTAAATTAATAATTTATATCTTTTAAAAAATTAATAACTGTTAAAACTATGAATATATAATTTATTTATTTTTTTTTATAATATATAATATATTTATAAACATTAAAAAAATATTATGAATTGTATTTTTTATGAATCAAAATCATACTAAAAAAGTTATTGTCGCAATGTCGGGAGGGGTAGATTCCTCTGTTTCTGCTTGGCTTTTAAAACAACAAAAATATCAAGTAGAAGGTTTATTTATGAAAAATTGGGAAGAAGATGATGAAGAAGGGTATTGTACTTCTGCTCAAGATTTATTTGATGCTGAAAATGTTTGTCAAAAATTAAATATTTATCTTCATAAAATTAACTTTTCAACAGAGTTTTGGGAACGTGTTTTTGTGAATTTTATTAAAGAATATAAAATCGGTAATACCCCTAATCCAGATATATTATGTAATAAAGAAATTAAATTTAATACTTTCTTAAAATATTCAATTGAT encodes the following:
- the lepA gene encoding translation elongation factor 4, which translates into the protein MKNIRNFSIIAHIDHGKSTLSDRLIQICGGLPDREMFNQVLDSMDLEKERGITIKAQSVMINYKNKTGDLFNLNFIDTPGHVNFSYEVSRSLSACEGVLLVVDATQGVEAQTLSNCHTALKMNLKIIPVLNKIDLPNANPKKVLKDIQDIIGISTSNAIKCSAKTGQGVEELIEHLIQQIPCPSGSIHNPLQALIIDSWFDNYLGVVSLIRIKNGILFEKDKIQVMSTGKTYFVEKIGIFTPKKLYKNSLKCGEVGWIICGIKNIVAAPVGDTLTTAINPSKNRLDGFQKIKPQIYAGLFPMSSEQYETFRDALGKLSLNDSSLFYEPEKSVALGFGFKCGFLGLLHMEIVQARLEREYSLDLIATAPTVMYEIELMDHTKIYLDSPSNFPIMHNIKDIKEPIVECHILLPPQFLGAVIKLCIRKRGNQIDMVYHTHQVLLKYDIPMSEVVLNFFDELKSISSGYASLEYDFKCFQSSKMVRIDILVNSEKIDALTILTHHDNAKYRAREIVEKMQKIIPRQQFDIIIQATINNSVIARATIKQLRKNVLSKCYGGDVSRKKKLLQKQKDGKKRMKKIGNVSMPKTAFLKILNIIKT